One segment of Castanea sativa cultivar Marrone di Chiusa Pesio chromosome 3, ASM4071231v1 DNA contains the following:
- the LOC142627067 gene encoding uncharacterized protein LOC142627067, which yields MALTSSTTPKGIVITVPVLVLAASAAAIFLVFLLSSLSSCSCPSNININTSPVSASTAEPRVPVSLSDDDAGGGAGRVVVSTTKDDVEWVKDQIRLNGLHMQDNVLRKGINPRTRAQQLQDLEQFKGISHYEEPEANNHTAFPCPGELLVEEHHSNYGEPWAGGRDVFEFLAESSHLKPDSRVLEIGCGTLRVGLHFIRYLNPEHFHCLERDELSLMAAFRYELPSQGLLYKRPLIVKGEDMDFTMFGSGVVYDLIYASAVFLHMPDKLVWVGLERLASKLKPYDGRIYVSHNIKFCSRMGGEECTKRLTSLGLEYIGKHTHDSLLFNHYEIWFGFRRSKE from the exons aTGGCTCTCACATCATCGACGACACCGAAGGGCATAGTGATAACAGTACCAGTTCTCGTACTTGCAGCCTCGGCTGCCGCTATTTTTTTGGTCTTCCTTTTGTCTTCTCTTTCCTCATGCTCTTGTCCCTCTAATATTAATATCAACACTTCTCCCGTGTCCGCTTCCACCGCCGAACCCCGTGTCCCCGTATCCCTCTCTGATGATGATGCTGGTGGTGGTGCTGGCCGTGTCGTCGTGTCCACGACCAAAGATGATGTGGAGTGGGTGAAGGATCAGATCCGATTGAACGGCCTTCATATGCAGGACAATGTGCTCCGCAAAGGAATTAACCCCCGCACCAGAGCCCAGCAGCTCCAAGATCTCGAACA ATTCAAAGGCATATCGCATTATGAAGAACCTGAGGCAAACAACCACACAGCCTTCCCATGTCCTGGTGAGCTTCTTGTTGAGGAGCATCACAGCAACTATGGAGAGCCCTGGGCAGGCGGGCGAGATGTGTTTGAGTTCCTTGCTGAATCCAGCCACCTCAAGCCTGACTCACGTGTCCTTGAGATTGGCTGTGGCACCCTCCGAGTTGGCTTGCATTTCATTCGCTATCTCAATCCTGAGCACTTCCATTGTCTTGAAAGAGATGAGCTCTCTCTGATGGCTGCATTTCGATATGAGCTTCCTTCCCAAGGGCTCCTATACAAGCGCCCTTTGATTGTGAAAGGTGAGGACATGGATTTCACCATGTTTGGTTCAGGAGTTGTGTATGATTTGATCTATGCTAGTGCTGTCTTTCTTCATATGCCTGATAAGCTTGTGTGGGTCGGACTGGAGAGGTTAGCAAGTAAATTAAAACCTTATGATGGGCGAATATATGTGTCACATAACATAAAGTTCTGTTCCCGGATGGGAGGAGAGGAGTGTACAAAGCGGCTTACGAGTTTGGGACTTGAGTATATTGGAAAGCATACACATGATAGCTTGCTTTTCAATCACTATGAGATCTGGTTTGGGTTTAGGCGGTCAAAGGAATAG
- the LOC142627344 gene encoding uncharacterized protein LOC142627344 → MPSSRILTNKFPTTFSFFTSSSSTLNYRHLTPSQHRLISSTSQLHNSWVDKVKGVFTGQQKKTTTGPEGGPQISSEAFTLLRFADELKNARRIGTFKQYIVGRSSEATFADAFEKQEAILRYLGGFDSTGDNIQSSQKQEAAKHCNCTVADVENALAKFTWAKVAQKKLEKLKEEGKPMPKNIAEVQKLMGSTPLDIARSNLAKSGQTSRNALCPCGSKKRYKRCCGKD, encoded by the exons ATGCCTTCTTCACGAATCCTAACCAACAAATTCCCCACCACCTTCTCATTCTTCACTTCCTCTTCTTCCACCTTAAACTACCGTCACCTAACTCCGTCACAGCACCGCTTGATCTCCTCCACGTCACAGCTCCACAACTCATGGGTGGACAAGGTCAAAGGGGTCTTCACTGGGCAGCAGAAGAAGACCACTACAGGTCCAGAAGGAGGACCTCAAATCAGCTCCGAAGCATTCACTCTCCTCC GGTTTGCGGATGAGTTGAAGAATGCGAGAAGGATAGGGACATTCAAGCAGTATATAGTGGGACGAAGCAGTGAAGCGACATTTGCTGATGCTTTTGAGAAACAGGAAGCTATACTTCGATATCTTGGAGGCTTCGATTCTACTGGAGAT AATATTCAAAGCAGTCAAAAACAAGAAGCAGCAAAGCATTGTAATTGCACGGTGGCAGATGTAGAGAATGCACTTGCGAAGTTTACATGGGCCAAAGTGGCACAAAAGAAGCTAGAGAAGttaaaagaagaagggaaaccAATGCCGAAGAACATTGCTGAG GTGCAAAAATTGATGGGTTCAACACCATTGGATATTGCCAGGTCTAATTTGGCCAAGAGTGGGCAAACCAGTAGAAATGCGCTATGCCCTTGTGGTTCCAAGAAGAGATACAAAAG gtGCTGTGGGAAGGATTGA